Proteins encoded together in one Planctomyces sp. SH-PL14 window:
- a CDS encoding tetratricopeptide repeat protein: MLKAFPRVAIGTALLLTGCQSSGWMLGMRKPPGAEAMADASAGKGLIPFNKKGDAAAGVETFTKKGREQLQAYYKDSSRPSHLQEAEKSFERALLVDQKSAEAHHGLAVCLDLQKRYPAAEEHYKKAMAADPGNGTYVADLGYSYYLQNRYPESEKLLQQALSIDPSNSLATRNLGMTYARQGKTELAESTFRRVMNDGEIRQAMAQASTPSSDIALASAEQKKPAGASAAPPGSWEEVQARMEEARQTAVRDRDTRNRQQQIRQTGVDPRDYRGRDPYADVKQNLADLERSGSATARPNGPVYLDANGIQPVPHQATVYPESQQTYHPGGAIQQLGHLEVPANAQSWTPGAGSPHAAPSQPTSYAAGYPAQPSAPHGAAGQPPQGRPSQPPYYDAGAGFQQTPQFPQQGQPAVNAYGARTPQGAQSAAAPAGGMNAYPGPEGFGSGVPMPGQNIQQASAQGAAYAAAQGGANAPWGQDAPLVPNTLNPAMSAGPQMPAFPQGSPPPGVSPYAANVPGAVPPGVGPASFNPPQFGATPPGPVGPGSNLGAAPALFAPNPNGAAAAAMMMQQGGNMAPQAGLQSAGDLEQAKRQAAMTGLGVGPGPLFQSPSHPGSEAAAARGAALNAPPNAGSMTWPTMPGAAMPGAAMPGGMMSGTDPRGQGFGAPPAAPLTMPASPPPAMNGAPDGLQAPQQLWNGAQASAPGRILPTNLQVPDLRQAGHPDVESTWDLYRQQTNQLGQQTPAPSANYRTTNQFAAGSPFNGVNPAGAPPSGAAAPTSLPPVDSLQTYEAERARAFRMEQQNQQIISRTPSNAVPSPASQQRMLDPNMAAPADQMIQTWGNQSIVPPAYPSRMADESSYRAKDYDRGVEAPSQYQPLQNEYQAGTVIPERYPGSNPPPSNYSSSSSRSSGATTPGSYRSSALPAIVPAGSGR; this comes from the coding sequence ATGTTGAAAGCGTTCCCGCGAGTTGCGATCGGAACGGCTCTCCTGCTGACTGGATGCCAGAGCTCCGGCTGGATGCTCGGCATGCGGAAGCCGCCCGGCGCGGAAGCGATGGCGGATGCGTCTGCGGGTAAAGGACTGATCCCCTTCAACAAGAAGGGAGACGCCGCTGCCGGTGTGGAGACCTTCACCAAGAAGGGGCGGGAGCAGCTTCAGGCGTACTACAAGGACTCGAGCAGGCCGTCTCATCTGCAGGAGGCGGAAAAGAGCTTCGAGCGGGCCCTGCTGGTCGACCAGAAGAGCGCGGAAGCCCATCACGGACTGGCGGTCTGCCTCGATCTCCAGAAGCGATATCCCGCCGCCGAGGAACACTACAAGAAGGCGATGGCGGCCGACCCCGGCAATGGGACCTACGTCGCCGACCTGGGGTACTCGTACTACCTCCAGAACCGCTACCCCGAAAGCGAAAAGCTCCTGCAGCAGGCGCTGTCGATCGATCCCTCCAATTCGCTGGCGACCCGCAACCTGGGGATGACGTACGCCAGGCAGGGGAAGACGGAACTCGCCGAAAGCACGTTCCGCCGCGTCATGAACGACGGCGAAATCCGGCAGGCGATGGCCCAGGCATCCACCCCCTCGTCCGACATCGCCCTGGCGAGCGCCGAGCAGAAGAAACCGGCGGGCGCGTCCGCCGCTCCTCCGGGAAGTTGGGAAGAGGTCCAGGCCCGGATGGAAGAGGCGCGGCAGACCGCGGTCCGCGACCGCGACACCCGCAACCGGCAGCAGCAGATCCGCCAGACCGGCGTCGATCCGCGGGACTACCGCGGCCGCGATCCCTACGCCGACGTCAAGCAGAACCTGGCCGACCTCGAACGCTCCGGCTCCGCGACCGCCCGTCCGAACGGTCCGGTCTATCTCGATGCCAACGGCATCCAGCCGGTGCCGCACCAGGCGACCGTCTACCCGGAATCGCAGCAGACCTATCATCCGGGTGGAGCGATCCAGCAGCTCGGCCATCTCGAAGTCCCGGCGAACGCCCAGAGCTGGACCCCCGGTGCCGGCTCACCCCACGCCGCTCCCTCGCAGCCGACGAGCTACGCCGCCGGCTACCCCGCGCAGCCGTCCGCTCCCCATGGGGCAGCGGGTCAACCGCCGCAGGGCCGACCGTCGCAGCCGCCGTACTATGACGCCGGCGCGGGATTCCAGCAGACGCCCCAGTTCCCGCAGCAGGGACAGCCGGCGGTCAACGCCTATGGGGCCCGCACGCCCCAGGGGGCCCAGTCGGCGGCCGCGCCCGCCGGCGGGATGAACGCCTATCCCGGCCCCGAAGGCTTCGGCAGCGGCGTTCCGATGCCGGGGCAGAACATCCAGCAGGCCTCGGCTCAGGGAGCGGCCTATGCTGCCGCCCAGGGAGGAGCCAATGCTCCGTGGGGACAGGATGCCCCTCTGGTTCCGAACACGCTCAACCCGGCGATGTCCGCCGGGCCGCAGATGCCCGCTTTCCCGCAGGGTTCGCCGCCGCCGGGCGTGAGCCCGTACGCCGCGAATGTGCCCGGGGCCGTCCCTCCCGGTGTCGGTCCGGCTTCGTTCAACCCGCCGCAGTTCGGCGCCACCCCGCCCGGTCCGGTCGGGCCGGGTTCCAATCTCGGGGCGGCTCCCGCCCTCTTCGCGCCGAATCCGAACGGCGCGGCGGCCGCGGCGATGATGATGCAGCAGGGGGGCAACATGGCTCCCCAGGCCGGATTGCAGTCGGCCGGCGACCTCGAGCAGGCCAAGAGGCAGGCCGCCATGACCGGTCTCGGGGTGGGCCCCGGCCCGCTGTTCCAGTCCCCGTCCCATCCGGGCAGTGAAGCCGCCGCCGCGCGGGGCGCCGCCTTGAACGCTCCCCCGAACGCCGGCTCGATGACCTGGCCCACGATGCCGGGCGCTGCCATGCCCGGGGCCGCCATGCCGGGCGGTATGATGTCCGGCACCGATCCTCGTGGACAGGGTTTTGGGGCTCCTCCCGCCGCTCCCCTGACGATGCCCGCCTCGCCTCCACCGGCGATGAACGGAGCTCCCGATGGACTCCAGGCACCGCAGCAGCTCTGGAACGGCGCTCAGGCGTCCGCTCCCGGGCGGATCCTTCCGACGAATCTCCAGGTTCCGGACCTCCGGCAGGCGGGCCATCCGGACGTCGAGTCGACGTGGGACCTCTACCGCCAGCAGACGAACCAGCTCGGACAGCAGACCCCGGCGCCCTCGGCAAACTACCGGACTACGAACCAGTTCGCCGCCGGCTCGCCGTTCAATGGTGTGAACCCCGCCGGCGCACCGCCGTCCGGTGCGGCCGCCCCCACGTCGCTCCCGCCGGTCGATTCCCTCCAGACCTACGAGGCCGAGCGGGCCCGCGCCTTCCGGATGGAGCAGCAGAACCAGCAGATCATCAGCCGCACTCCCTCGAATGCCGTTCCGTCCCCGGCGTCGCAGCAGCGGATGCTCGACCCCAACATGGCGGCTCCGGCCGATCAGATGATTCAGACGTGGGGGAACCAGTCGATCGTCCCGCCGGCGTACCCTTCGCGGATGGCGGATGAGTCGTCGTACCGGGCCAAGGACTACGACCGTGGCGTCGAAGCTCCTTCGCAGTATCAGCCGCTCCAGAACGAGTACCAGGCGGGGACGGTGATTCCGGAACGCTATCCCGGTTCCAATCCGCCGCCGTCGAACTACAGCTCCTCGTCGAGCCGGTCGTCTGGAGCCACCACCCCGGGCAGCTACCGCAGCTCGGCTCTTCCGGCGATCGTTCCCGCGGGAAGCGGTCGGTAG
- the mgtE gene encoding magnesium transporter: MPSIYNSLFLPELVMMIEEHDDFGMAEFCNALHPGVIAEVMEGWDPAKTWDVLKHSTPVREAEIFEFFSLPYQEDLVKSVDQEHLSKVIEQMSADDRVDLLDRLDDAFVETLLPLVAQPARNDIRRLLSYPEGSAGSIMTTDYASLPANITVIEAMDLLREQAPHSETIYYIYITDKERHLIGFLTLRRLLQAKAGAILSDIMDTRVISVRVDDDQEFVAQEMSKYGFIAIPVVDNHNKLVGIVTHDDATEVTVEEATEDAHRLGAVAPLEDSYLDTPFFTLAWKRGIWLVILMFASCLTAHVINLFEPGAHGNWMVLFLPLVLASGGNAGSQSATLVVRAISQNETEGHIQQIAWREFRIGLLLGSTLASIAFLAGMLLLGSIKQSSVIGMTVLMVVTMGTLTGSMLPLGLRKMGADPAIMSNPLIASLSDIGGVVIYYNIARSLVGAAVKVAGVPLDLATVTGWL, translated from the coding sequence ATGCCCTCGATCTACAACTCCCTGTTCCTCCCCGAACTCGTGATGATGATCGAGGAGCACGACGACTTCGGCATGGCGGAGTTCTGCAACGCCCTCCACCCCGGCGTCATCGCCGAAGTCATGGAAGGCTGGGACCCCGCCAAAACCTGGGACGTCCTCAAACACTCCACCCCCGTACGCGAAGCCGAGATCTTCGAGTTCTTCTCGCTCCCCTACCAGGAAGACCTCGTCAAATCCGTCGACCAGGAACACCTCTCCAAAGTCATTGAGCAGATGTCGGCGGACGACCGCGTCGACCTTCTCGACCGCCTCGACGACGCCTTCGTCGAAACACTCCTGCCGCTCGTCGCCCAGCCCGCCCGCAACGACATCCGCCGCCTCCTCTCCTACCCGGAAGGAAGCGCGGGGTCGATCATGACGACCGACTACGCCTCGCTCCCCGCCAACATCACGGTCATCGAGGCGATGGACCTCCTCCGCGAACAGGCACCGCACAGCGAAACCATCTACTACATCTACATCACCGACAAGGAACGCCACCTCATCGGCTTCCTGACGCTCCGCCGCCTGCTCCAGGCCAAGGCGGGGGCGATCCTGTCGGACATCATGGACACGCGGGTCATCTCCGTCCGGGTCGACGACGACCAGGAGTTCGTCGCCCAGGAGATGTCGAAGTACGGCTTCATCGCCATCCCGGTCGTCGACAACCACAACAAGCTCGTCGGGATCGTGACCCACGACGACGCGACGGAGGTCACCGTCGAAGAGGCGACCGAGGACGCCCACCGACTCGGGGCCGTGGCGCCTCTCGAAGACAGCTACCTCGATACGCCGTTCTTCACGCTCGCCTGGAAACGGGGGATCTGGCTGGTGATCCTGATGTTCGCGTCGTGCCTGACGGCGCACGTCATCAACCTGTTCGAGCCCGGGGCGCACGGGAACTGGATGGTGCTGTTCCTGCCCCTCGTCCTCGCCAGCGGGGGGAACGCCGGGTCGCAGTCGGCAACGCTCGTCGTGCGGGCCATCAGCCAGAACGAGACGGAAGGTCACATCCAGCAGATCGCCTGGCGGGAGTTCCGCATCGGACTCCTGCTGGGGAGCACGCTGGCCTCGATTGCCTTCCTGGCGGGGATGCTGCTTCTGGGGAGCATCAAGCAGTCGAGCGTGATCGGGATGACCGTGCTGATGGTCGTCACGATGGGGACGCTGACCGGATCGATGCTGCCGCTCGGACTGCGGAAGATGGGCGCCGATCCGGCGATCATGTCGAACCCGCTGATTGCCTCGCTGAGCGATATCGGCGGGGTGGTGATCTACTACAACATCGCCCGCAGCCTGGTCGGCGCGGCGGTGAAGGTGGCCGGCGTACCGCTGGACCTGGCGACCGTCACGGGATGGCTTTGA
- a CDS encoding GDSL-type esterase/lipase family protein has protein sequence MNRTSRFGRTLLLSLSLTCASFPAAYAQDKPATKIELPATDDGLPGEGPIRRYDWFKNLWTQKRTAWAKRVQEDQKALVFLGDSITQGWGDNLGNSFPGVKVANRGISGDTTRGMLIRLKDDVLSLNPTGVVMLMGTNDLEEQATPEQIAGNLKRIVAELKSHNDKMPIVLCLVFPSSETKKRPADKIKAINTLYAAAVKGDPQVTVIDTYALFADDKGDAKKEEFPDLLHPNAAGYAKWAASLRPILATLDFLETTDDDFEYEPGAIRLFNGKDLTGWGFREPKTLAAGETFDGKTASSDGRYVAKHGRLIVTTPPEGRRIQQLWTKQEFPKDFTLKLEFRATPNADSGVFIRKPQLQCRDYPLAGPYKMLTKYRPQDWNELVVVVKDKTAHCTCNGEVLEAAYALPETGPIGLEGDRGQMEYRRIRLVETP, from the coding sequence ATGAACAGAACATCTCGCTTCGGCCGCACTCTCCTCCTCTCTCTCTCCCTCACTTGCGCGTCGTTCCCGGCTGCTTACGCCCAGGACAAACCCGCAACCAAAATCGAACTCCCCGCCACGGACGACGGACTCCCCGGCGAAGGTCCCATCCGCCGCTACGACTGGTTTAAAAACCTCTGGACCCAGAAACGCACCGCCTGGGCCAAACGAGTCCAGGAAGACCAGAAAGCCCTCGTCTTCCTCGGCGACTCCATCACCCAGGGCTGGGGCGACAACCTCGGCAACAGCTTCCCCGGCGTCAAAGTCGCCAACCGCGGCATCAGCGGCGACACCACCCGCGGCATGCTCATCCGCCTGAAGGACGACGTCCTCTCCCTCAACCCCACCGGCGTCGTCATGCTGATGGGAACAAACGACCTCGAAGAACAGGCCACCCCCGAACAGATCGCCGGCAACCTCAAGCGGATCGTGGCCGAACTCAAGAGCCACAACGACAAGATGCCGATCGTTCTCTGCCTCGTCTTCCCCAGTTCGGAAACAAAGAAACGCCCCGCCGACAAGATCAAGGCGATCAACACCCTCTACGCCGCCGCCGTGAAGGGGGACCCCCAGGTCACGGTCATCGACACCTACGCCCTCTTTGCCGACGACAAAGGAGACGCCAAGAAGGAAGAGTTCCCGGACCTGCTCCACCCGAATGCCGCCGGCTACGCCAAGTGGGCTGCCTCCCTCCGCCCGATCCTCGCGACCCTCGACTTCCTCGAAACGACCGACGACGACTTCGAGTACGAGCCGGGCGCGATCCGGCTGTTCAACGGCAAGGATCTCACCGGCTGGGGCTTCCGCGAACCGAAGACCCTCGCCGCCGGCGAAACGTTCGACGGCAAGACCGCCAGCTCCGACGGCCGATACGTCGCCAAGCACGGCCGGCTGATCGTCACGACCCCGCCGGAAGGCCGCCGCATCCAGCAGCTCTGGACCAAGCAGGAGTTCCCCAAAGACTTCACGCTCAAGCTCGAGTTCCGCGCCACGCCGAACGCCGATAGCGGCGTCTTCATCCGCAAGCCGCAGCTCCAGTGCCGCGACTACCCGCTGGCCGGCCCCTACAAGATGCTGACGAAGTACCGGCCGCAGGACTGGAACGAGCTTGTGGTTGTGGTGAAGGACAAGACCGCTCACTGCACCTGCAACGGCGAAGTCTTGGAAGCGGCCTACGCGCTTCCGGAGACCGGCCCGATCGGCCTCGAAGGGGATCGCGGCCAGATGGAATACCGCCGGATCCGCCTCGTCGAAACGCCGTGA
- a CDS encoding adenosine kinase, with amino-acid sequence MFDVYAIGNALLDIQAHVSDSVLEELKFAKGMMTLVELETQKKVLHHILGAKISRCAGGSAANTIIGLAQFGGKGAFGGKVARDEIGQFYLKDMDAVGVATAVEPVDGQTGTSVILITEDAQRTMLTNLSVASTLTPDDVSEKQIQSSKYVYVEGYLFAGEPTRQAAYRTIELAKRHGVKVALTVSDPFLIQYHRDEFWKLIEGPVDLLFCNLEEARALTGKLDPVDCAQEIHRHAENVALTLGGDGSILMHERQVIPIEGVSCKAVDTTGAGDMYAGAILYGITNGLSWKQAGHLASRAAARVVSQLGARLAKPMTAEEIRQG; translated from the coding sequence ATGTTCGACGTCTACGCCATCGGCAACGCTCTTCTGGACATTCAGGCCCACGTCAGCGACTCCGTGTTGGAAGAGCTGAAGTTCGCCAAGGGGATGATGACCCTCGTCGAGCTGGAGACGCAGAAGAAGGTCCTGCACCACATTCTCGGTGCGAAGATCAGCCGGTGCGCCGGGGGCTCGGCGGCGAACACGATCATCGGCCTGGCGCAGTTCGGCGGGAAGGGGGCCTTCGGCGGTAAGGTCGCCCGCGACGAGATCGGTCAGTTCTATCTGAAGGATATGGATGCGGTCGGCGTGGCGACGGCGGTGGAGCCGGTCGACGGCCAGACCGGGACGAGCGTGATCCTCATCACCGAGGACGCGCAGCGGACGATGCTGACGAACCTGTCGGTCGCTTCGACGCTCACTCCGGACGACGTTTCCGAGAAGCAGATCCAGTCGTCCAAGTACGTCTATGTGGAAGGCTATCTCTTTGCGGGGGAGCCGACCCGGCAGGCGGCGTATCGGACGATCGAGCTCGCGAAGCGGCATGGCGTGAAGGTGGCGCTGACGGTGTCGGATCCGTTCCTGATTCAGTATCACCGGGACGAGTTCTGGAAGCTGATCGAGGGTCCGGTCGATCTGCTCTTCTGCAACCTGGAAGAGGCGCGGGCGCTGACGGGGAAGCTGGATCCGGTGGATTGTGCTCAGGAGATTCACCGGCATGCGGAGAATGTGGCACTGACGCTGGGTGGTGACGGTTCGATCCTGATGCATGAGCGGCAGGTGATTCCGATTGAAGGGGTGTCCTGCAAGGCGGTGGATACGACGGGTGCGGGGGACATGTATGCCGGGGCGATTCTGTACGGCATTACGAATGGGTTGAGCTGGAAGCAGGCGGGTCATCTGGCGTCGCGTGCGGCGGCGCGGGTGGTTTCGCAGCTGGGAGCTCGTCTGGCGAAGCCGATGACGGCGGAAGAGATCCGTCAGGGGTAA
- a CDS encoding DUF1549 domain-containing protein translates to MPRSRLPVPGLLLSLVALLLVASSLLAAEPKGAVAPDHVERVKQGTALFKSTVRAILVKECLDCHGGKSVKADFDLSTREKLEESGMLGETAEDSHLYAVVARTAEPFMPLQKDKLPEEQLKALKKWIELGAPYDKPLTDGPVAAPKEMVVTDADRQFWSFRPLAAPAIPAVRNETWCRTPIDRFIAAAQEAKGLHGNAAASRRVLIRRAYFDLLGLPPTPDQVDRFVNDPDPAAYEKLVDRLLESEHYGERWARHWMDVARYAESHGYEQDYDRNTAYHYRNFLIKAFNQDMPYPQFVKWQLAGDELAPNDQLAMMATGFIGAGAFPTQLTEAEFESARYDELDDIVATTGVAFLGLSIGCARCHDHKFDPIPARDYYRLASAFTTAIRSEVDMDLEPAANAERLRQFTLRREELEKEVRDYEAAKLPDEFRQWLTTFDPQQALGPWDLLAAPQVSAAKKSAYALQGDGAFLASGNAPATETVTITGETRLPNVTALRLEALTHDSLPQKGPGRAGNGNFVLSEITVTAAPLSGTGEPVPVRLKSARATHQQNMGDLSVAASLDPADGTGWAVDAGGIGRDQAAVFEFETPVALAEGARLTVVLKMTHPNPKHSLGRFRLSVSSQASPDLVVGGTTLDPAIREALVALKANPDPASGAWPTGLAWFRAKSPEWAKRTAAVKELTDKGSGVQLTKVLVTTEGRPHLPHHADGRGFPHFYPETYVLKRGDVNQKGDAASLGFLQVLMPQGAEPAAWAVSPPEGWKQTSFRRASLAHWITDPDRGAGNLAARVVVNRLWQHHFGRGLVATPNDFGIQGEKPSHPELLEWLAGDLVRNGWTLKRLHKLMMTSQVYMQDGAFDEARASVDRENVLHWRRAPQRLEAEPIRDAMLAVSGLLDPTMYAAGTLDQGMRRRSVYFQIKRSGLIPVMMLFDWPEHLVSIGQRPTTTIAPQALMFLNSPQGREYSEAFARQMQRESPEATVTAGYRLAFGREPNEAERRAAVGFFESQSRRYADAGRSDGEVVARTDLAQAIFSLNEFVYID, encoded by the coding sequence ATGCCGCGATCCCGCTTGCCTGTGCCCGGGCTCCTGTTGTCCCTAGTCGCCCTCCTCCTCGTGGCCAGTTCGCTTCTGGCCGCGGAGCCGAAGGGAGCCGTCGCGCCGGATCATGTTGAGCGGGTCAAGCAGGGGACGGCCCTCTTCAAGAGCACGGTCCGGGCGATCCTGGTCAAGGAATGCCTCGACTGCCACGGCGGGAAGTCGGTCAAAGCGGACTTCGATCTCTCGACACGGGAGAAACTCGAAGAGAGCGGGATGCTGGGCGAGACCGCTGAGGACAGCCATCTCTACGCGGTTGTCGCCCGGACGGCTGAGCCCTTCATGCCCCTGCAGAAAGACAAGCTGCCGGAGGAGCAGCTGAAGGCCCTCAAGAAGTGGATCGAGCTCGGGGCGCCTTATGACAAGCCGCTGACCGACGGGCCGGTCGCGGCACCGAAGGAGATGGTCGTCACCGATGCGGACCGCCAGTTCTGGTCGTTCCGTCCGCTCGCGGCACCGGCAATCCCCGCGGTGCGGAATGAGACCTGGTGCCGGACGCCGATCGACCGGTTTATTGCCGCGGCGCAGGAGGCGAAGGGGCTTCACGGAAACGCAGCCGCTTCGCGCCGCGTCCTGATCCGCCGGGCGTACTTCGACCTCCTCGGGCTTCCGCCGACGCCGGATCAGGTCGACCGGTTCGTGAACGATCCCGATCCGGCGGCGTATGAAAAACTCGTCGACCGGCTGCTGGAATCAGAGCACTACGGCGAACGCTGGGCGCGGCACTGGATGGACGTGGCCCGCTATGCGGAGTCGCACGGGTATGAGCAGGACTACGACCGCAACACGGCTTACCACTACCGCAACTTCTTGATCAAAGCCTTCAATCAGGACATGCCGTACCCGCAGTTCGTGAAGTGGCAGCTGGCGGGAGACGAACTGGCGCCGAACGACCAGCTGGCGATGATGGCGACGGGATTCATCGGGGCGGGGGCATTCCCGACGCAGCTGACCGAGGCGGAGTTTGAGTCCGCCCGCTACGACGAGCTGGACGACATCGTGGCCACGACCGGCGTTGCGTTCCTGGGGCTGTCAATCGGCTGTGCCCGGTGCCACGACCACAAGTTTGATCCGATCCCCGCCCGCGACTACTACCGGCTGGCTTCGGCCTTCACGACCGCGATCCGGAGCGAGGTCGACATGGACCTCGAACCGGCCGCCAACGCGGAGCGGCTGCGGCAGTTCACGCTCCGCAGGGAGGAGCTCGAGAAGGAGGTCCGGGACTACGAGGCGGCGAAGCTGCCGGACGAGTTCCGGCAGTGGCTGACGACGTTTGATCCGCAGCAGGCGCTCGGTCCGTGGGACCTGCTGGCCGCTCCGCAGGTCTCGGCCGCGAAGAAGAGCGCCTACGCCCTCCAGGGGGATGGGGCGTTCCTCGCTTCCGGGAACGCCCCCGCGACCGAGACGGTCACCATCACCGGGGAGACGCGGCTGCCGAACGTGACGGCTCTCCGTCTGGAGGCCCTGACGCACGACTCGCTTCCGCAGAAGGGGCCGGGCAGGGCCGGGAACGGGAACTTTGTCCTGAGCGAAATCACGGTCACCGCCGCTCCGCTCTCGGGGACCGGGGAACCGGTGCCGGTCCGGCTCAAGAGCGCCCGGGCGACGCATCAGCAGAACATGGGAGACCTGTCGGTCGCGGCATCGCTCGATCCCGCGGACGGAACAGGGTGGGCGGTCGATGCTGGCGGGATCGGGAGGGATCAGGCGGCCGTGTTCGAGTTCGAGACGCCGGTCGCCCTTGCCGAAGGAGCGCGGCTGACCGTCGTCCTCAAGATGACGCATCCCAATCCGAAGCACTCGCTCGGACGGTTCCGTTTGTCGGTGTCCTCGCAGGCGAGCCCGGATCTGGTGGTCGGCGGGACGACGCTCGATCCGGCGATCCGGGAGGCCCTCGTTGCATTGAAAGCGAATCCGGACCCGGCCAGTGGCGCGTGGCCGACCGGGCTGGCGTGGTTCCGGGCGAAGAGCCCCGAGTGGGCGAAGCGGACCGCCGCTGTCAAGGAGCTCACCGACAAGGGTTCCGGAGTTCAGCTCACGAAGGTTCTCGTGACGACTGAGGGGCGGCCGCACCTGCCGCACCATGCCGACGGCCGCGGGTTCCCGCACTTCTATCCGGAGACCTACGTCCTCAAGCGTGGGGATGTGAATCAGAAGGGGGACGCGGCTTCGCTGGGCTTCCTGCAGGTCTTGATGCCGCAGGGGGCGGAGCCGGCGGCGTGGGCCGTCTCACCGCCGGAAGGTTGGAAGCAGACGTCGTTCCGCCGGGCGTCGCTCGCGCACTGGATCACGGATCCGGACCGCGGAGCGGGGAACCTGGCCGCGCGGGTTGTGGTCAACCGGTTGTGGCAGCATCACTTTGGCCGGGGGCTGGTGGCGACACCGAACGACTTTGGGATCCAGGGGGAGAAGCCGTCGCATCCCGAGCTGCTGGAGTGGCTGGCGGGCGATCTGGTCCGGAACGGCTGGACGCTGAAGCGGCTGCACAAGCTGATGATGACGAGTCAGGTTTACATGCAGGACGGCGCGTTCGACGAGGCGCGGGCGAGCGTGGACCGGGAGAACGTTCTGCACTGGCGGCGGGCGCCGCAGCGGCTGGAGGCGGAGCCGATCCGGGATGCGATGCTGGCGGTCTCGGGGCTCTTGGATCCGACGATGTATGCGGCGGGGACGCTCGATCAGGGGATGCGGCGGCGGAGCGTGTATTTCCAGATCAAGCGGAGCGGGCTGATCCCCGTGATGATGCTCTTCGACTGGCCGGAGCACCTGGTCAGCATTGGGCAGCGGCCGACGACGACGATTGCTCCGCAGGCGCTGATGTTCCTCAACAGTCCGCAGGGGCGGGAGTATTCGGAGGCGTTTGCGAGGCAGATGCAGCGGGAGAGTCCGGAGGCGACGGTAACTGCGGGATACCGGCTGGCGTTTGGTCGGGAGCCGAATGAGGCGGAGCGGCGGGCGGCGGTGGGGTTCTTTGAGTCGCAGAGCCGGCGGTATGCGGACGCGGGGCGGAGTGATGGAGAGGTGGTGGCGCGGACGGATCTGGCGCAGGCGATCTTTAGTCTGAACGAGTTCGTCTACATCGACTGA
- a CDS encoding phosphotransferase enzyme family protein, which yields MLDRSLLTRLGRPFGFQADELRWIRSSQNHVYECGSPDDPAVLRVSSGRSRTLAEVEAELDWIENLARQDVPVCRARLSSEGQRCHVVSIDGKDYLVVCFDRAPGRAVEIADLTPEFHARLGEVTARLHAAVFDDRTAAADSTSARAPWHASRLLNGDIERYTAASVGGFRAAARSLVARLAPQVEHRLGLLHADISFSNVFVDDGRLTLFDFDNCEHGPIEQDFATILYDSIYCRLLNRVPADELAARIGERWDAFLAGYRGVRPHVEIDADLLRQFLILREAIIYTHYCRTVDLAAVRESFREGMDEMRRNVEAGATPVLDVTA from the coding sequence ATGCTGGACCGCAGCCTGCTGACTCGACTTGGCCGGCCGTTCGGCTTTCAGGCCGACGAACTGCGGTGGATCCGTTCGTCGCAGAACCACGTTTATGAATGCGGTTCTCCGGACGATCCCGCGGTGCTGCGGGTGTCCTCCGGCCGCAGCCGGACGCTGGCGGAGGTCGAAGCGGAGCTGGATTGGATCGAGAACCTGGCCCGCCAGGACGTGCCGGTCTGCCGGGCTCGACTCTCGAGCGAGGGCCAACGCTGTCACGTCGTTTCGATCGACGGCAAAGACTATCTCGTCGTCTGCTTCGACAGGGCTCCCGGCCGAGCGGTCGAGATCGCGGATCTCACTCCGGAGTTCCACGCCCGCCTCGGAGAAGTGACCGCGCGGCTGCACGCGGCGGTGTTCGACGACCGGACGGCGGCGGCGGACTCCACTTCGGCCCGCGCACCGTGGCACGCGTCGCGGCTGCTGAACGGCGATATCGAGCGGTACACAGCCGCGTCCGTCGGAGGCTTTCGCGCAGCGGCTCGCTCCCTCGTGGCGAGGTTGGCGCCGCAGGTTGAGCACCGGCTGGGGCTGCTGCACGCCGACATCTCGTTCTCGAACGTCTTCGTCGACGACGGACGGCTGACCCTCTTCGACTTCGACAACTGCGAGCACGGGCCGATCGAGCAGGATTTCGCCACGATCCTGTACGACTCCATCTACTGCCGGCTCCTGAACCGGGTCCCGGCCGACGAGCTCGCTGCGCGGATCGGAGAGCGCTGGGACGCCTTCCTGGCCGGCTATCGCGGCGTTCGGCCGCACGTCGAAATCGACGCCGATCTCCTGCGGCAGTTCCTGATCCTGCGGGAAGCGATCATCTACACGCACTACTGCCGGACGGTCGACCTCGCCGCCGTTCGCGAGTCCTTCCGGGAGGGGATGGACGAGATGCGGAGAAACGTCGAAGCGGGGGCCACGCCGGTCCTCGATGTGACTGCGTGA